A single region of the Halichondria panicea chromosome 10, odHalPani1.1, whole genome shotgun sequence genome encodes:
- the LOC135342512 gene encoding uncharacterized protein LOC135342512, producing the protein MPIVKIPLKHKFGIVSLSRAEGLLIKKRQADSRETQKSSPGPLEITLEFVSKYNKTRENMRGSLDTLVQSSLLHAKYKAGVGRAESGDVSYAWLELSLLCQCYGQYQQDALLLLALSLSHAPLSEAHIESLLYIAGLCFQWLKSKELSETVLRTGELLLLKIVYLTTLRLHYHHLTRALADATRVEDIGQLKDDLEGFEVREKMYRNFPEALLQWKLSLEIGLLICESYGGNTAPESRVSPHTACSNNQRATSVQSSPHPSPGLQSSPHPPTGLAPILWHTLDVWQCINTGNEALGEALADLLGCSTNFDPHSSLLEGALAMSLLCVASQLNLASIKLLQSLAAGSSRPSTQQKAPSLSDKSTTPPESPRRETRFILPEDMTSQSRRPRKPSTLNVLGAQPEFDAALLGSAVTLLTQFTVAVDEEDESSYHSSPVASTVGTQSLIESVVIPSPPPSTHTSHTNSALLDSTTTDLSLGLSKSNPLLHSENKSLYKLITVSGHSNADERINLLDTIESVDSQSDMESQKKVVLQSPTNTCTTFEPIEDCHTLQQQSPASYYAHSHAPLSDGVAVLGSQVAPSTVYRRSVFSTPDQHLGSLEDNTVSPGLQSWSTEVSLLYTLGMADCVLYGRSSLIQRCALLGDEDEGGLVGLAQYSNNGSSTDMSWTVRHAAVLGLSRVVRVCGHVAVQDGFSHVARGALTEAHAHEKEPKVLEAFKLAQACPDLDKALLSLDKVSFSSPLLAHIANGLSRHFLPPISTTLPPVKSKHKRVATAPARTEGKDLTASLSKVQPKVSTRTGVPHVASFNSRRMGALNAIAEEHWKRQMKEQEKQEEQERVAAEEVLKKEYEEKMRKKEEKLARNKRPHTHQCSHPL; encoded by the exons ATGCCTATTGTGAAGATTCCTTTGAAGCACAAGTTTGGGATTGTGTCTCTGTCTCGAGCTGAGGGTTTGTTGATCAAGAAGAGGCAGGCAGACAGTAGAGAAACACAGAAATCCTCCCCTGGCCCTCTAGAGATAACCCTGGAGTTTGTCTCCAAG TATAATAAGACCAGGGAAAACATGAGAGGCTCCTTGGACACTCTTGTCCAGTCATCTCTTCTCCATGCAAAG TACAAGGCTGGTGTGGGTAGAGCTGAGTCAGGTGATGTATCATATGCATGGCTGGAGCTCTCTCTGCTGTGTCAGTGTTATGGACAATACCAGCAAGATGCTCTGTTACTGTTGGCCCTCTCTCtcagccacgcccccctctCTGAGGCACACATTGAGAG cCTCCTCTATATTGCGGGGCTCTGCTTTCAATGGCTGAAGAGCAAGGAGCTCTCTGAGACTGTTCTGAGAACAGGAGAGCTGCTGCTGCTCAAGATAGTCTACCTCACCACACTACGACTGCACTACCATCATCTCACTCGTGCATTAGCT GATGCAACCAGAGTGGAGGATATAGGACAGCTCAAGGATGACCTGGAAG GGTTTGAAGTGAGGGAGAAAATGTACAGAAACTTCCCAGAAGCTCTACTGCAATGGAAACTATCTCTTGAAatt GGCTTGCTTATCTGTGAGAGTTATGGTGGCAACACTGCCCCCGAGAGTCGAGTGTCACCTCACACAGCCTGCAGTAACAACCAG AGAGCTACCTCTGTCCAGTCATCACCCCACCCATCTCCCGGGTTGCAGTCATCGCCCCACCCTCCCACCGGGCTGGCTCCCATCCTCTGGCACACTCTCGATGTATGGCAGTGCATCAACACTGGCAATGAGGCGCTGGGAGAGGCTCTAGCAGACCTACTGGGCTGCTCCACAAACTTTGACCCTCACAGTAGTTT GTTGGAAGGAGCCCTGGCCATGTCACTGCTGTGTGTGGCGTCTCAACTAAACCTTGCTAGTATTAAACTACTACAATCATTGGCAGCTGGTTCATCTCGCCCAAGCACTCAGCAAAAAGCCCCATCATTATCAGACAAGTCCACCACTCCTCCCGAGAGCCCCAGGAGAGAAACACGATTCATTCTTCCAGAAGATATGACGTCACAGTCAAGGCGGCCTCGCAAACCAAGCACTCTCAATGTTCTAGGAGCACAGCCTGAGTTTGATGCAGCATTATTAGGCTCTGCTGTGACACTCCTCACACAGTTCACCGTGGCAGTAGATGAGGAAGATGAGAGCTCCTACCATTCATCACCAGTAGCCAGTACAGTGGGTACACAAAGTCTGATAGAGAGTGTCGTGATCCCGTCCCCCCCTCCCAGCACACACACTAGTCACACTAACAGTGCTCTACTGGATAGTACAACTACTGATCTATCTCTTGGACTCAGCAAATCCAATCCTTTACTACACTCTGAGAACAAGAGCCTCTATAAGCTGATCACTGTGAGTGGACACAGCAATGCTGATGAAAGAATCAATCTTCTGGATACAATTGAAAGTGTTGACAGTCAATCTGACATGGAATCTCAAAAGAAAGTTGTCCTACAATCTCCTACCAACACATGTACCACATTTGAACCAATCGAGGATTGCCACACCCTCCAACAGCAATCCCCTGCATCATATTACGCTCATAGCCACGCCCCCCTCAGTGACGGAGTTGCAGTACTTGGCAGTCAAGTGGCACCCAGCACAGTATATCGTAGGAGTGTTTTCTCCACTCCTGATCAACATCTTGGCAGCTTGGAGGATAACACGGTGTCCCCAGGACTACAGTCTTGGTCCACAGAGGTATCCCTGCTCTACACACTGGGTATGGCTGATTGTGTGCTGTATGGACGCAGCTCTTTGATACAGCGATGTGCTCTACTAGGAGATGAGGACGAGGGCGGTCTAGTGGGACTGGCTCAGTATTCTAACAATGGGTCTTCAACAG ATATGAGTTGGACTGTGCGTCATGCAGCTGTGCTGGGCCTGTCTCGTGTGGTCCGAGTGTGTGGGCATGTAGCCGTGCAGGATGGCTTCAGTCATGTGGCCAGGGGGGCACTCACGGAGGCACACGCACACGAGAAGGAACCAAAAGTATTGGAGGCTTTCAAACTGGCTCAG GCGTGTCCAGACCTCGACAAAGCTCTCCTGTCATTGGACAAGGTTTCATTCTCATCACCTTTACTGGCTCACATTGCTAATGGCCTCAGTCGTCATTTCCTGCCTCCAATTTCCACTACACTACCTCCTGTCAAGTCAAA GCACAAGAGAGTTGCAACAGCTCCAGCTAGAACAGAGGGAAAGGATTTGACTGCTTCACTGAGTAAAGTACAGCCTAA GGTGTCTACTAGGACAGGGGTACCACATGTGGCCAGCTTCAATAGTCGTCGGATGGGAGCCCTCAATGCTATAGCAGAAGAGCACTGGAAGAGGCAAATGAAGGAACAGGAGAAACAGGAAGAGCAg GAGAGAGTTGCGGCAGAGGAGGTACTAAAGAAAGAGTATGAAGAAAAGATGAGAAAGAAAGAGGAGAAGTTAGCCAGGAATAAGAGACCCCACACTCATCAGTGCTCTCAC